CGCGAGTAAGCCAGCGGACTGAGCGGTGGAGGAGAACTTGGGTGTCTTGGGAACGTTACGATGCTTGGGAGGGGGACCGCCAAAAAGTGGCCGTGTCCGCTTCTCTCGGAGGCGGAGGACCGAGCTTTCCGCCACGCGCGggctgttttttccttttaactccTGCATGGATTTGGTGCAATCGAGGTGACTTGATCCCGATTCCTCGAGTCGAGGTCGGAAGGCTAACAGCCGTGTGCAAGCTGCCGACTTAAGTTTTCTTGTATGCTTAAGCTCGCTGAATGCCAGCTACTCCGGTACTTAGGGAAGAAGTTGGCGAAGTCCTGTGTCTTGGCAGTCATTCGGGGAACCATTGAGACGTCTCTCTCCAAGCACCGGGGACATTGGCTGCAGCGTGTAGAGGGTGCTGGGGGTGTCTAGTGTCAGGTGACCAGGGATTCTTCAATATGTGAGATCACAAAAGCAGTAGTGCTGAGGTTAAACCCAAGTGATACCCATGATTTAGAGTGAAGTTCGGGTGACGTGAGAGAAAATGAGTTGTTGTATGGCAGTTCATGAGGCACCATCTGCTTTGGggctttctgccttttctttcctttatagcTTGTCCCCCCATTCCTGCCTCTTTCTAGACTGCATTGCTGAGACGGCAGAGCAAAGGCGAGAAGAGATTCTTTAACATAATCTTACTGACTTGTGTGTTATCTGCAGAATGACACAGTAACCATCCGGACCAGGAAGTTCATGACAAACCGACTGCTTCAGAGGAAACAGATGGTAAGGATCCATCAAAATGTGGTTGTTGGGTCTGCTTTTGAAGATGTAGTTAACTTGTAACGAGTTCTGACTCTTACACCTCTTTTTAGGTCATTGATGTCCTTCATCCTGGGAAAGCAACAGTACCCAAGACAGAAATTCGGGAAAAGCTGGCCAAAATGTACAAAACCACACCAGATGTCATCTTTGTATTTGGATTCAGAACCCACTTCGGTGGTGGCAAGACAACTGGCTTTGGCATGATCTATGATTCTTTAGATTATGCAAAGAAGAATGAGCCTAAACACAGACTCGCAAGAGTAGGTGTCTTTTGTTTGTGCTTTAGCAATTAAAGATGTcgttcttttttgcttttgtttttcgagacagggtttctacagggtttctctgtagccctggctgtcctgaaactcgctttgtagaccaggctggccttgaactcagaaatccgcctgcctctgcctcccaagtgctgggattaaaggcgtgaaccaccacgcctggcgaaaaacattgttttttttctggatacatgcctgtaatcccagcccccgCTGAGTTAGGATGGCAAGTTAGATTTTGTTTTCCAGTGTATATTAAGATACAATAAGCAGTTTGGGCCAAACCTACCCACTAGCCCATCTCCATGTAGTTTCCCTGGCCTTCTGAACTGGAACGTAGCAGTCTTTCTAAGTAGtggaattgcaggtgtgcactaccataccTTGTTGTTTTGTATGAGCTGTGCTGCCACCCATGCTTAGGAAATGGGCAAGTTACCATATTTATTACAATGCACACACAGTACCTTAAAAATGTACAAACTTCATGTAGTCCAAAATGGGTAACAAGATTGGTGCTTGGTTGATGGTCAGGATGCACCTGGCCGGTTTTAATTTTTTAGGTGAGTTCTcactgttgcccaggctggcctggaacttgtgatcctctgcctccagaggggtGAGATAACAGGCATGGACTGCCCACCCTGAgtcattttcttgtttcattgGGTTGTTTATTTGAGGCATGGCCTTTATTTAGCACAGGCTAGCCACAAGCTGGGAGTTACTTTACCCCATCATGAGTGCTTTCTTTAATCCATGTACCCCTTGGGAGTCTTGCTGAGAGCTTTGAAAATTCTGTCTAGAATGCCAAGAGCAGATcagcggtgggggtggggaggtagggttCTTAGTAAAAGTGTCCATCCTTCCTTCACTGGAGAAGTAGGATGTTGAGACAAGATGTTGAGCAGTGTTGTGGCAGCTTTTGAAAAGTGGAGTTGGTTTGTAAAgctttttttcaaatatcttattCCCTCAGTTGCCCCATGAGAGTGGTGAGGGGCAGTTCCATTAAATACACTCTTCTCTCGTAGCATGGCctttatgagaagaaaaagacCTCCCGAAAACAGCGAAAGGAACGCAAGAACAGAATGAAGAAGGTCAGGGGCACTGCAAAGGCCAATGTTGGTGCTGGCAAAAAGGTATGGTTCATAGGTGCTGCAGAAATATCATTAATTATTAAGCTTAATATTGTCTGTGAGGAGGGGCTTTCATTTCTAAATAatcttttttggtgtttttcttttccctcttcggGATGCAGAAGGTAATGTTTTGAGAAGCTCTGTAGTATGGTAGTGTCGTAGAGTAGATTGGCCCACCTCTTCTGCTTGTAGACTAGCACACTCCCACATAAGGCCACATTGATTCAGTGATCCTAGTGGCTGCTTTTAAGGCCTGATTGCTGTAGGAATTTTCTCCTGTTAGTTGACACAGACCCCTCGGGAGAGCAGATCATGTTCCCCGggactgccttttctttttccatggcGCTGGGTTTTGAAGCCGTTGGATCAATGTGGCCTGTGCTTTCCAGTTAGCTGAGATCAGTGATTTGACTAGTAGCTTCAGACCAGCTTTGCTAGCTAATCTTGTAGTAGAGTGAATTAAGGTGTTGGGTTACTGAGTAATCAACTGTTCTGTGAATTTTCCCCCTCTCCTACTGTCTTGGATTTCTTGTTCACCAGAAATGAAATACCTAGCAGGTACTGCCGTTGGGCACGGTGTGGGGTGTGGCACCTTCACTAAGCTGGCTCAGGAGCTTTGCATGTTGGCTTTTAGATGATGGGTTTTATAGTATGGCTTGTTAAAGTGCCAGTGCCTGTCTTAAGTAGTGTCTTAACTACCAGAAGGAAAAGCTTACTCATATTTATattggagaccccccccccaaacacatgTTAGATGGAGGGTGGTGTCTACTGAAGGAAGGTAGGTGCCTTAGTCTCCTTTAATTTGTAGTCTGGTATTCAGGAAATGGTCAAGACCAACAGATTCTCTTGGGAATGGCATGTGATCCAAGCTGGTTGGCCCTAGCATTTCTGTTAACTAGTCCTGTTAATAGAAAACTTAGAGGTAACCTACTGAAGCTTTGGGTACTATTTTTATCACATGCATTTTAGTCAGAATGGCTCCCTATTTCACACTTACAATGTGCAGTAGATTAAGTGCAGTGGGATTAAGTTTGTATGGTTTTAGAAATGTTCCCACTACCCTCTGCCTACCTTTCAAGCTGCCTGCCTGAGACCATACTCAAATGACTTAACTACTTTCCTATCAGCACTGGTTAATGAACACTGCCCATAGACACTGCATAGGTGTTGCAAATCATACCTGTTGATCAGTACAAGTTTTCATGTAGGTTTGTCCTTTGAACCAGAACTGAAGGCCATGTGACATTTGCCAGCCTCTGTCCCTCAGGAAGGTGTTCTGTGGAGCTGGTGATCTCACTAGTGCCACTTTGAAAGGCTAGCTCAAAACTAGGCTTAAAATAGTAATGTCCTGAATTTGTTTTGCTTGATATTAGAATATCCTTTATATACAGTGGAGCTTAAACCAAGGCGTTGGTTATATATTTGTAAAGTAATTGGATTTTTACTTTAGCTAAATTTTTGCTACTAATCTGTATACCTTGTGGTATCAAGATAAAGATAAAGTACTAAATTTGAACAGATTTCAAAAACTTGCCTAATCGTACATACAGAGCCCTCCCATTGGAGTCTAAAGATTCCCAAGTCTGGGTCCTCTGCTTGGCACAAGGCTGACCTGAGCCAAAGGGCCCAGCCCCATTGTCCTCCATCCATGTGTGATATGGGTTTGGCACCACTCTGGCATTAATGCAGCTGCCTGTTACTTTGTTAACGTTGGAGCTGGTAATCGGGAAAGGTGCTGTCAGAAGTGGGTGGTGTACGAGGAGTGTTCTGTACACAACAGAGCAGTCACCTGAGGTGTCTGTTTGCATGTACTTGAGATAATTTTGGTGTTTGAAAAAGGCCTACTAATGAactgtcttttcctccttcccattCCCCCCTTCCTGCCACTGATTCAGTGAGTGGAGATTGGATACAGGTATAATTCAAGCTATTGCGTAGATCACTAGACTCCTTGTTACTGATGTAGTAGAACAAGCACGTGAACATTTATGAGTAGATTAGCAAGTGTAGTTTATAACAGTACTAACAGTGACTGTCTAAAGTTAGAGATGTtgacttgtttttgtttcatttctaacGTGAATGTTTAGCTTCTGTGTGTTTGCATTATCCTTACAGTTTCCGTTTTAGGTTAATACTTGTTCTGCatgttatttttagaatttgtctGTCTTTGAACTTTAAAGACCTTTTCAAAACTGTTGCTGACTGAATTTCTTTCTCCCATTTACAGCCAAAGGAGTAGATCTGCGGTGACTTGATGTTTTGCTGTGATGTGCAGATTTCTGAGAggacaaataaactaaaaagcttctaCACATCTGGTCTGCTGCTTATTGGGCATTAAAAGAATTGGTGGCTGCTCGGGTGTTGATGCAGTCAAAGGGGCTGGTACAGATCCTTCCTGGCAGAGGGTGGTGATGGAAAAGTAACTACATGGGCAAAGTGTAGGACCAGTTACCCTGTTAGCATTGTCTTTGCTCAACACCTTTCAGTGCCCCTAGACTCTGACttagtgttctttctctctctttctctctctctaattgatttttattgaacactgagtgatttttttttttaagatttattttatatatatgagtaaactatagctgtacagatggctatgagccttCAAATGGATGTTGGCAATTGAATTTAGAACATCTGCTCCCTCAAGTCACCcctgctccagcccaaagatttaatcataaataagcacactgtagctgtcttcagacgcatcAGAAtggggtgtcagatctcatgggcgggtgtgaaccaccatgtgtttgggggatttgaactcaggaccttcagaacagtcagggctcttacctgctgagccatctccctagcccctccAACTTAGTTCTTAAAAGCCAGGGCCTCCCTGCTTGATGATCTCtagttctggctggtctggaactcatgtagactaggctgacctgaACACAGGTTTGCCTTCCTCAGTCCAGAGGTTAAAGGTGAGTCCCTTCTTCCCTACACCTGGCTTCTGGCCTTAGTGGAAGCTAAATCTGCCTGAGACAGCTTACCAGATCTTGTCTAGTCCCAATGGAAATTGACTCCAGGCTTGCCAGCAAGTGTTCAGGCAGTGGCCCATAGTCACCAGTCCAGCAACAGATACTTTGCTTTGCCTGATATTGGAGGGATTAGAGTCAAGAGCCTAAACTGAGTTGGTTGGTGTTTGGTTGGGCAGTTAGGGTAGGAATCACCTGAAAGGCattagtttaaatttatttttatgctgaaAGTTAAGCTCAGCCTGTGTGGATCTTAGGTGAGTTTTTCTCTAAAGGCTGTGTTTTATCAATTTGTATGGGTCCATGTGGGAATCTTGTAAATGCAATGAACTTGGGTGGAAAACTAGGGAcatcttgggactggagagatgagtgGTTTGCTCTTGAAGATGGCCTGGTTTCAAGTTTTCAGTGCCTTGTGGCTGGCTGACGTTTAGTTCTAGCTTCAGGCAAAtagttattttatgtgcattggtgttttggtTGCATGTGTCTGAGGGTGTTGTATCCTCTGGAGttggagatggttgtgaggtgccatgGGGTTGCTCTTAATAACTGAGCCTCTCCAACCCTCATGTCAATTGTCATGAGACATTAAAGCAGTGAGATTTGAACAGCATTGGAAAATGGGGCTTCAGCGTGGGGAGCAAAGATGTGACTTGTAGCTGCAGACTTGAGTGTGAAGCTGTTTTAGGGAATCAGTTCCCTTGCTGGAATCAAATGAGTAGAGTGGGCCATGGTCTGAAGGCTAGGGTTATGTGGAGTAAGATGAGCCCGAGGTAACTAAACAGCAGAGGCTAGAGTGGAGCCTTATTCCAGCACAGGAGGCAAGTGGATTCCAGGCTAGTCTGGTTCCCGGATGCCTAGGGCTATACagaaccctgtctggaaaaagccAAGGAAACCTAGAGCTGGGGGTTGGTTGTTGAGCGAGAGTATGGGAACAGGAGCGACCTAAGGGTACAGGAGAGACTGCTGTTGGCAGGAAGTTACATACATAGCTAGTCTGTTGAAAGGAGTGcagcacagagatctgcctcctgagtggtaaGATTTAAAGGCCTGTGTCCAGCTAAACCGGTTTTCTTAAAGTCAGGTGTCAAAGCTGATAACTAGCTGGGGCAAGTGGATGTGCATGAGCCTTTTCTGTGCCTGATGTGGGCAGGGACAGTTGTACAGGCATGCTTCCTGGGCTCCAGAAAGTAGGCCAGGCTCTCCAGAGAAACAACCAAGTCACACTGGCTACCTGTAAGCTTTCCTTGATAGTGGGGGTATTTTTGAAATAGCTAAAGCCACTGTACCCACCTTCCTATGTGATGGCTGTAGGCAGCCTGAGTGGGCAACCAGCCTCTGCCTTAGCCAGTTAGCACCCTCATCAGTTTGTCGCCTCTGCTACGTTGAGTTCCTCTGGATGTTTGAGTTCATATTCAAATCGAGGGCTTTGAAGGGTACCTGTTCTGACATTCTGAATCAAGTTCTTTTGAGTCTCAGGATGGCATAACAGTGGAGGCTGAGGGGCTTGAGCAGCTGACAGGAAGTGAGGCTATGGGGAATCTAGGTTGTGTGCAGTTACGCTGAGCTTAGGAGTGTTCCCCTGAGAACTAGATGGCACTGCTCTCTGCTTGCTTTGTGCAGGCCTTTATAAGAATGCAAATGTTTCCCTGATCTTACTAAGGAAACATAacagcccaccccaccctccccagcCTAGCACTAACTGGAAATTAACAAGAACGAGAGCACAAGGCACAAAACTCCAGACCTTGTGCCTGGTGTGTGAGCTTCCTTCCATGTAGGAACCATCAAGGGTGGGAAGAAAGGCTGGAGATGGTTCTGCAAGTGGATTGTCTCCGTCGAGTTTGGTGCTGCTTTTGGATTGCCCCAGCACCCTGTGTGTGGCTTTCAGCTGTCCTTCACTGCTTCCCTTCCTTGCCAAAGTAGAATTTGAAGAGTTACTTTATACCAAACTCAtggggctgaggcaggtgggTTATAAGTAGTACATTATGTGGACAGTGGTCTACAATTTACCTGGAGAGGAAGGTGTATCTTCCATGCAGGAGAGGTCTGACAACCCGTAGTTTTAACTACCAGATTGGGGGGGTACCGTGTGAGGGTGAGTTTAGTATGCAGTTGTGTGACCCTAAGGTATTACTATATGTTCAGTCACCAGGCTGCTTTCTTTGGGGCATGCCATTGGTCAGTGAGGTGCCATTTGCCATAGGGATACTGAACATAAGTAGCCTAGCCAACGACATTCCCCATTTACCAAGTTAACTATGCACCACCAGTTCCTGATCTGGCACCCGGGGAGGAAAGATAAGCCAATAGGAGAGTGAACTTGAGGATCTTGTGGTCTGGCTCCTGGAATGGCTAGCAGGTTGGGACATGGTGGCAGTCCATAGCCAAACTTGATGTAAGAACGTGGATCCTGGAAGGTTCCGGAGGTAATGGGAAATTGTGACATCATCTGGCTCAAATTCAAGAGCAGAGTCTCATCTGAGGCCATGAAAANNNNNNNNNNNNNNNNNNNNNNNNNNNNNNNNNNNNNNNNNNNNNNNNNNNNNNNNNNNNNNNNNNNNNNNNNNNNNNNNNNNNNNNNNNNNNNNNNNNNNNNNNNNNNNNNNNNNNNNNNNNNNNNNNNNNNNNNNNNNNNNNNNNNNNNNNNNNNNNNNNNNNNNNNNNNNNNNNNNNNNNNNNNNNNNNNNNNNNNNNNNNNNNNNNNNNNNNNNNNNNNNNNNNNNNNNNNNNNNNNNNNNNNNNNNNNNNNNNNNNNNNNNNNNNNNNNNNNNNNNNNNNNNNNNNNNNNNNNNNNNNNNNNNNNNNNNNNNNNNNNNNNNNNNNNNNNNNNNNNNNNNNNNNNNNNNNNNNNNNNNNNNNNNNNNNNNNNNNNNNNNNNNNNNNNNNNNNNNNNNNNNNNNNNNNNNNNNNNNNNNNNNNNNNNNNNNNNNNNNNNNNNNNNNNNNNNNNNNNNNNNNNNNNNNNNNNNNNNNNNNNNNNNNNNNNNNNNNNNNNNNNNNNNNNNNNNNNNNNNNNNNNNNNNNNNNNNNNNNNNNNNNNNNNNNNNNNNNNNNNNNNNNNNNNNNNNNNNNNNNNNNNNNNNNNNNNNNNNNNNNNNNNNNNNNNNNNNNNNNNNNNNNNNNNNNNNNNNNNNNNNNNNNNNNNNNNNNNNNNGTGGATCCTGGAAGGTTCCGGAGGTAATGGGAAATTGTGACATCATCTGGCTCAAATTCAAGAGCAGAGTCTCATCTGAGGCCATGAAAAATGATTAAGCATCcagcagcaggagccatgggggaaggggaacagaggactcccacccctccctctaGATCAGGTACAAGAGCAGGCTTGAGTAGTGAGGGTTTGTTAAAAATACTCAGCTGTTCACCGGtgctcactttgtagctcagagTGGGAACATTCATCTGAAAGTTTAACAGCTTTGAAGCTTGGACTCAAAGTTCACAAAGGTCTTTTCTGCCTATGTCTCTCATGCGACAGGTCTTGTCCAAGAGAAGCTTGTGAATGAACGGTAATACTACAACTACTGCTAATAAAAATTCCGGGCACAAAACTAGGGGGatgcttagtgggtaaagtgcttgctgtgcactggagaggacctgagtttaaatccctaTCTCCTACATGAGAGCTGGGCTGAAGTGGGTACCTATAACCCTAGTGCTAGGAAAAccacaggcagatttctgggagCCTTCCCAGCCTAAGCCTAAATGATGAGGTTTaattagagaccctgtctcaaaaagtaaggtgaagATTAATAGAGGTGGTCTGAGgtctacctctggcctccatatgtgcatgcacagataagcacatgtaaatatatacatgtaatatacacATGAAAAGATTTGAGATTATACTGGGATCTAAGTCTAGGAGGGAGGCACTAATAatccccattttgcagatgaagaaattgaggttTACAGGGAGTTAAAGTTACATAGCCTAATGAGCCAGAGTAGCT
The sequence above is drawn from the Mus pahari chromosome 8, PAHARI_EIJ_v1.1, whole genome shotgun sequence genome and encodes:
- the Rps24 gene encoding 40S ribosomal protein S24 isoform X2, with product MNDTVTIRTRKFMTNRLLQRKQMVIDVLHPGKATVPKTEIREKLAKMYKTTPDVIFVFGFRTHFGGGKTTGFGMIYDSLDYAKKNEPKHRLARHGLYEKKKTSRKQRKERKNRMKKVRGTAKANVGAGKKKK
- the Rps24 gene encoding 40S ribosomal protein S24 isoform X3, with protein sequence MNDTVTIRTRKFMTNRLLQRKQMVIDVLHPGKATVPKTEIREKLAKMYKTTPDVIFVFGFRTHFGGGKTTGFGMIYDSLDYAKKNEPKHRLARHGLYEKKKTSRKQRKERKNRMKKVRGTAKANVGAGKKK
- the Rps24 gene encoding 40S ribosomal protein S24 isoform X1, with product MNDTVTIRTRKFMTNRLLQRKQMVIDVLHPGKATVPKTEIREKLAKMYKTTPDVIFVFGFRTHFGGGKTTGFGMIYDSLDYAKKNEPKHRLARHGLYEKKKTSRKQRKERKNRMKKVRGTAKANVGAGKKPKE
- the Rps24 gene encoding 40S ribosomal protein S24 isoform X4, whose translation is MNDTVTIRTRKFMTNRLLQRKQMVIDVLHPGKATVPKTEIREKLAKMYKTTPDVIFVFGFRTHFGGGKTTGFGMIYDSLDYAKKNEPKHRLARHGLYEKKKTSRKQRKERKNRMKKVRGTAKANVGAGKKK
- the Rps24 gene encoding 40S ribosomal protein S24 isoform X5; this encodes MNDTVTIRTRKFMTNRLLQRKQMVIDVLHPGKATVPKTEIREKLAKMYKTTPDVIFVFGFRTHFGGGKTTGFGMIYDSLDYAKKNEPKHRLARHGLYEKKKTSRKQRKERKNRMKKVRGTAKANVGAGKK